A single window of Cyanobacteriota bacterium DNA harbors:
- a CDS encoding 1-acyl-sn-glycerol-3-phosphate acyltransferase, with the protein MKFRYTPFPDVGKPLVQQLGMYPRVPDFTWDFLRWLGRWMVVLLFHLQYRLEVRGTVPDGDKIALVANHQSHLDTPTVLAALPCKQRHKLCVLAAEDYFFQRVDRALAASLLGQAVAFNRNLHISLRDWMTRLRSTQTGWMLLYPSGSRKATEIQAGMLKLLLKTGWTIVPVHLEGTAEAWSIHDQLWKPFRTLRITFLPAYTGDDIDQLMQRLEQELTSPQQV; encoded by the coding sequence GGATGTATCCGCGTGTGCCAGATTTCACGTGGGATTTCCTGCGCTGGTTGGGGCGATGGATGGTTGTCTTGCTATTTCATCTGCAATATCGGCTAGAGGTGCGAGGCACAGTACCCGACGGCGACAAAATTGCCCTTGTGGCCAACCATCAATCTCATCTAGATACGCCAACCGTCTTGGCAGCGTTACCCTGCAAGCAGCGACACAAACTGTGCGTGCTAGCAGCAGAAGATTACTTTTTTCAGCGGGTCGATCGTGCCCTAGCAGCCTCACTACTTGGTCAAGCAGTGGCCTTTAACCGTAATCTACACATCAGCCTGCGGGACTGGATGACACGCCTACGATCTACCCAGACTGGCTGGATGTTGCTCTATCCCAGTGGCAGTCGCAAAGCTACGGAAATTCAAGCAGGAATGCTGAAGCTATTGCTGAAAACCGGCTGGACGATCGTGCCTGTACACTTAGAGGGCACTGCTGAGGCATGGAGTATTCATGACCAACTTTGGAAGCCATTTCGGACGTTACGGATAACCTTTTTACCGGCTTATACAGGCGATGATATTGACCAACTCATGCAGCGACTGGAGCAGGAATTAACTTCCCCGCAACAGGTCTAG